The bacterium genome includes a region encoding these proteins:
- a CDS encoding S8 family serine peptidase: MRPMVAGLALPLVILSAGLPAQAAAPALRVTPALIQLRAASEGPAGVLNLDPRLHLAGLDDSDRPVYYESHTLIAARSIGVDQLWPGGASGLNMDGLGYAGLGMWDTGRPLTTHQEVTGRIDVMDDPASLTSHSTSVAGILIAQGVQESAKGMAPAARLKCWDWESDLDEVGDAAWVGLRVSNHSYGSSTGWNYSSPNWYWHGNPAISPVEDAAFGYYSGVSRQIDETAWLMNRLIMVRSAGNHRQDAGPAEGVPHFVFTGGQWVSSLAPRERDGGLSGYDSLGPEALAKNVLTVGAVNDLPNGWSQPADVVVTGYSSFGPTDDGRIKPDVVANGSSLQTMARTGPAAYTTFSGTSAASPTVAGALALLQKQYQDGHAQADGSPRAPLSSTLRGLLIHTANEAGEHPGPDYRMGWGLVNARAAADLVA, translated from the coding sequence ATGCGACCCATGGTTGCGGGGCTTGCTTTGCCCTTGGTCATCCTGTCGGCGGGGCTTCCGGCCCAGGCCGCCGCTCCCGCCTTGCGGGTGACCCCTGCCTTGATCCAACTGCGCGCCGCCAGCGAAGGGCCCGCCGGCGTGCTCAACCTGGACCCCCGCCTCCATCTGGCCGGCCTGGACGACTCCGATCGCCCGGTCTATTATGAGAGCCACACGCTCATCGCGGCGCGGAGCATCGGCGTGGACCAGCTGTGGCCGGGCGGCGCTTCCGGCCTGAACATGGACGGCCTCGGCTATGCGGGGCTGGGCATGTGGGACACGGGCCGTCCCCTCACCACCCACCAGGAGGTGACGGGCCGCATCGACGTGATGGACGACCCGGCCAGCTTGACCAGCCACAGCACCAGCGTGGCGGGCATTCTCATCGCGCAGGGCGTGCAGGAGTCGGCCAAGGGAATGGCCCCCGCCGCCCGCCTCAAGTGCTGGGACTGGGAGAGCGACCTGGATGAGGTGGGGGATGCCGCCTGGGTCGGCCTGCGCGTCTCCAACCATTCCTACGGCAGCTCCACCGGGTGGAACTACAGCTCGCCCAACTGGTACTGGCACGGCAATCCGGCCATCAGCCCGGTGGAGGATGCCGCCTTCGGCTACTACAGCGGGGTGTCGCGCCAGATCGATGAGACAGCCTGGCTGATGAACCGCCTGATCATGGTCCGCTCCGCCGGCAATCACCGGCAGGACGCGGGTCCGGCCGAGGGCGTGCCGCACTTCGTTTTCACGGGAGGGCAATGGGTGAGCAGCCTGGCGCCGCGCGAGCGGGACGGCGGCCTGAGTGGTTACGACAGCCTAGGTCCGGAGGCCCTGGCCAAGAATGTGCTGACAGTGGGCGCTGTCAACGACCTGCCCAACGGCTGGAGCCAGCCCGCCGACGTGGTGGTGACCGGTTACAGCTCCTTCGGCCCCACGGACGATGGCCGCATCAAACCGGACGTGGTGGCCAATGGTAGTTCCTTGCAGACCATGGCCCGCACAGGACCCGCCGCCTACACCACGTTCTCAGGCACTTCCGCGGCCAGCCCAACCGTGGCGGGCGCGCTGGCCCTGCTGCAGAAGCAGTACCAGGATGGCCATGCCCAGGCGGACGGCAGCCCGCGCGCCCCGCTTTCCTCCACCCTGCGCGGCCTGCTCATCCACACGGCCAACGAGGCGGGCGAGCATCCCGGCCCGGACTACAGGATGGGCTGGGGCTTGGTCAACGCCCGCGCCGCCGCCGACCTGGTGGCC
- a CDS encoding energy transducer TonB, whose protein sequence is MHIPRHPDVDIRRKLPVFTEAGLAFALALFVVLFLVSKEINKSIKIRDYIPDEIKVEEIERTIQEKTIPKPSRPTFTIAQEDEEVADMEDIDFADEDDWDIAPPPPPPMAGGDEEIIDFYAIEEQPELIGGTEALYKAVKYPEMAQRAGVEGLAQIRFIVGADGVPRDFEIAGERPEGLGFGDAAIEALRKMKFKPGKQRDKNVAVRMQQVIRFELTSR, encoded by the coding sequence ATGCACATTCCCCGTCATCCGGATGTGGACATCCGCCGAAAGCTCCCCGTCTTCACGGAGGCGGGCCTGGCCTTCGCCCTCGCCCTCTTCGTGGTCTTGTTCCTGGTCTCCAAGGAGATCAACAAGTCGATCAAGATCCGGGACTACATCCCGGACGAGATCAAGGTCGAGGAGATCGAGCGGACGATCCAGGAAAAAACGATTCCCAAGCCCAGCCGTCCCACCTTCACCATTGCCCAGGAGGATGAGGAGGTGGCGGACATGGAGGATATCGACTTCGCCGACGAGGACGATTGGGACATCGCCCCCCCCCCGCCACCCCCCATGGCCGGTGGTGATGAGGAGATCATCGACTTCTATGCCATCGAGGAGCAGCCCGAGCTGATCGGTGGCACGGAAGCGCTCTACAAGGCCGTCAAGTACCCGGAGATGGCCCAGCGGGCGGGAGTGGAGGGCTTGGCCCAGATCCGCTTCATCGTGGGCGCCGATGGGGTGCCACGGGACTTCGAGATCGCCGGTGAACGACCGGAGGGGCTCGGGTTCGGGGACGCCGCCATCGAGGCCCTGCGCAAGATGAAGTTCAAGCCCGGCAAGCAGCGCGACAAGAACGTGGCCGTGCGCATGCAGCAGGTCATCCGCTTTGAGCTGACCAGCCGATGA
- a CDS encoding biopolymer transporter ExbD, with protein sequence MAQLKRPAPFQGKIPSASMPDIIFTLLIFFMVVTSFKQFDGLPVIVPEAKTTAKIEVGKRDIAYIWIDKYNQVVLDDQMYNKDDLSELTPILYQRRTENPKTVISLKADRDCRMKVVTDVQQQCRKAYTLRINYTTRFKDQG encoded by the coding sequence ATGGCCCAACTCAAGCGACCCGCCCCCTTCCAGGGGAAGATTCCGTCGGCCTCCATGCCGGACATCATTTTCACCCTGCTCATCTTTTTCATGGTGGTGACCAGCTTCAAGCAGTTCGACGGCCTGCCGGTGATCGTGCCCGAGGCCAAGACCACGGCCAAGATCGAAGTGGGCAAGCGGGATATCGCGTACATCTGGATTGACAAATACAATCAAGTGGTGCTTGACGATCAGATGTACAACAAGGATGACCTGAGTGAGTTGACGCCGATCCTCTACCAGCGGCGCACCGAGAATCCCAAGACCGTGATTTCCCTGAAGGCGGACCGGGACTGTCGCATGAAAGTCGTCACAGACGTCCAGCAACAGTGCCGCAAGGCCTACACCCTGCGCATCAATTACACGACGCGGTTCAAGGACCAGGGCTAA
- a CDS encoding biopolymer transporter ExbD produces the protein MALKRSSKFEGEVPTASLPDIIFTLIIFFLVTTTITSDKGVSLTLPEFSESTETVKLKKDMVLNVLVSEGGEIMVDAEVLANRGELLNRIRTSLEEKGKDAEGKYHKIVSIKTQGGTLYDDYMYVLDQVKAAGASKISIAEPEE, from the coding sequence ATGGCGCTGAAACGCAGTTCCAAATTCGAGGGTGAAGTCCCGACGGCCTCGCTGCCGGACATCATCTTCACGCTGATCATCTTCTTCCTGGTGACCACCACCATCACCTCGGACAAGGGCGTCTCCCTCACGCTGCCGGAGTTCTCGGAGAGCACGGAAACGGTCAAGTTGAAGAAGGACATGGTGCTCAACGTCCTCGTCTCGGAGGGGGGCGAGATCATGGTGGATGCCGAGGTGCTGGCCAACCGGGGCGAACTGCTCAACCGCATCCGCACCAGCCTCGAGGAGAAGGGCAAGGACGCCGAAGGCAAGTACCACAAGATCGTCTCGATCAAGACCCAGGGCGGCACCCTCTACGACGACTACATGTACGTGCTGGATCAAGTGAAAGCCGCCGGGGCCAGCAAAATCTCCATCGCCGAGCCGGAGGAATAA
- a CDS encoding MotA/TolQ/ExbB proton channel family protein, which produces MLKYYVDGGLFMHPILIITILALMMIIVKAVHLFMASQNTKRFMLRIQEALKEGGVDKASEICASTRGPVASIMHAGLIRFDRGIDTVEKAIVNAASVELALLERGLVWLSTAIALAPMFGFTGTVAGMMSAFEEIAKANDISPSIVAAGIGQALLTTIFGLISAMISQFFFSIFTAKIQALVVDMEEASVQLVESLIVQGRK; this is translated from the coding sequence ATGCTCAAGTACTACGTCGACGGCGGCCTCTTCATGCACCCCATCCTGATCATCACGATCCTGGCGCTCATGATGATCATCGTGAAGGCGGTCCACCTCTTCATGGCGTCCCAGAACACCAAGCGCTTCATGCTGCGCATCCAGGAGGCCCTCAAGGAGGGAGGCGTCGACAAGGCCAGCGAAATCTGCGCCAGCACCCGCGGTCCGGTGGCGTCGATCATGCACGCCGGCCTCATCCGCTTCGATCGTGGCATCGACACGGTGGAGAAGGCCATCGTCAACGCCGCCTCGGTGGAGTTGGCCCTGCTGGAGCGCGGCCTTGTCTGGCTGTCCACGGCCATCGCCCTCGCCCCCATGTTCGGCTTCACCGGCACGGTGGCGGGCATGATGAGTGCCTTTGAAGAGATTGCCAAAGCCAACGACATCAGCCCCTCCATCGTGGCCGCCGGCATCGGCCAGGCGTTGCTCACCACCATTTTCGGCCTGATCTCCGCCATGATCTCCCAGTTCTTCTTCTCCATCTTCACGGCCAAGATCCAGGCCCTGGTGGTGGACATGGAGGAGGCCTCGGTCCAGCTGGTCGAGAGCCTGATCGTGCAGGGCAGGAAGTAG
- a CDS encoding S41 family peptidase — translation MKRLASFLWLIPGILLLGLLLVLSRQDPHASVRSPMEGLGKINAVMEMVRDFYVDEADLSKVVDGAIRGMLDELDPHSNYIPADELRKINEEFQGEFEGIGIYFQIRDKLLTVVSAIPGTPSDRLGLSPGDVITEIDGKATWGITNEEVQRKLKGKGGTAVVIKVRRAGLDEPLTFTIVREKIPIYSVESVFMLDGEVGYLRLNRFMATSDEEMRQAVATLQTLGMKKLIFDLRNNSGGYLEQAHKIADLFLPGGLTIVSTEGRLPQFGSVLKSTDGDDLPALPLVVLINQGSASASEIVAGAIQDHDRGLVAGQTSFGKGLVQRQLEMRDSSAVRLTIARYYTPSRRLIQRPFDKGLASYYEEAWDETDPNLIADSTANRPVYRTRAGRKVYGGGGITPDVRIRSGRLSQYTSRLRIQQSFFDFANHAATSGPFRRQLEELGWEGFRRTWQPGDSILRDFTDFVGDKVAFNEEQWRQDLHWIQGYLKREVARVVFGRDSSLMVDLDMDPVVAEARLLFGEAERIQHLASRGR, via the coding sequence ATGAAACGACTCGCCTCCTTCCTTTGGCTGATCCCGGGCATCCTTCTGCTCGGGCTGCTCCTGGTCCTCAGCCGCCAGGATCCCCACGCCTCGGTGCGCAGCCCGATGGAAGGCCTGGGCAAGATCAACGCCGTCATGGAGATGGTCCGCGACTTCTACGTGGACGAGGCCGACCTCTCCAAGGTGGTGGACGGGGCCATCCGCGGCATGCTGGACGAGCTGGATCCGCACTCCAACTACATCCCGGCCGATGAGCTGCGCAAGATCAACGAGGAGTTCCAGGGCGAGTTCGAGGGCATCGGCATCTATTTCCAGATCCGGGACAAGCTGCTGACCGTGGTCTCCGCCATTCCCGGCACGCCCAGCGACCGGCTGGGCCTCAGCCCCGGCGACGTGATCACCGAGATCGACGGCAAGGCCACCTGGGGCATCACCAACGAGGAGGTGCAGCGCAAGCTCAAGGGAAAGGGCGGCACGGCGGTGGTGATCAAGGTGCGGCGGGCGGGGCTGGACGAGCCGCTCACCTTCACCATCGTGCGGGAGAAGATCCCCATTTACAGCGTGGAGTCGGTCTTCATGCTGGACGGCGAGGTGGGCTACCTGCGCCTCAACCGCTTCATGGCCACCTCCGACGAGGAGATGCGCCAGGCCGTGGCCACCCTGCAGACCCTGGGCATGAAGAAGCTCATCTTCGATTTGCGCAACAACTCCGGCGGCTACCTGGAGCAGGCCCACAAGATCGCCGACCTCTTCCTGCCCGGCGGCCTGACCATCGTGTCCACGGAGGGGCGCCTGCCCCAGTTCGGCAGCGTGTTGAAATCCACCGACGGGGACGACCTGCCCGCCCTGCCGCTCGTCGTGCTCATCAACCAAGGCAGCGCCAGCGCCAGCGAGATCGTGGCCGGCGCCATCCAGGACCACGACCGCGGCTTGGTCGCGGGCCAGACCAGCTTTGGAAAGGGCTTGGTCCAGCGCCAGCTCGAGATGAGGGACTCCTCGGCCGTGCGCCTCACCATCGCCCGCTATTACACACCCAGCCGGCGCCTCATCCAGCGGCCCTTCGACAAGGGACTGGCCTCCTACTACGAAGAGGCCTGGGACGAGACCGACCCCAACCTCATCGCCGACAGCACGGCCAACCGACCGGTCTACCGCACCCGCGCCGGGCGCAAGGTCTACGGCGGCGGCGGCATCACACCGGACGTGCGCATCCGCAGCGGCCGCCTCAGCCAGTACACAAGCCGCCTGCGCATCCAGCAGTCCTTCTTCGATTTCGCCAACCACGCCGCCACCTCCGGCCCGTTTCGCCGGCAGCTGGAGGAGCTGGGCTGGGAGGGTTTCCGCCGGACCTGGCAGCCCGGCGATTCCATCCTGCGGGATTTCACGGACTTCGTGGGCGACAAGGTCGCCTTCAACGAGGAGCAGTGGCGGCAGGACCTGCACTGGATCCAGGGCTATCTCAAACGTGAAGTGGCCCGCGTCGTGTTTGGGCGCGACTCCTCCTTGATGGTGGATCTGGACATGGATCCCGTGGTGGCGGAGGCCCGGCTGCTCTTCGGGGAGGCCGAACGCATCCAGCACCTGGCCAGCCGGGGTCGCTGA
- the dprA gene encoding DNA-processing protein DprA → MDPARLAILCHDKLGVGLRDAMLDRLRSGRAPLDLLPQDSGGQGAALRRALDPGSEESERWRRLSRDLAAGRLSLLRPGMAHYPPCLAALTRPPDPLFCQGRLSLLRGEGVAVVGTRQPDARAVDWTRRIATRLARLGFVVVSGGAAGIDAAAHGAAGCARTVAVLGSGFDRPYPGCHVDLFARIAAEGLLVSEWPPWTRPETWRFPRRNRVIAGLSRAVIVAQAPLRSGALSTAHHAVEEGREVLVCPGPADHPLFAGSHRLIREGARLCATDEHLREDLGGLPLCLPLPAPAPTPSVDGMPDLEQGADDGGGRDDAAAQADPLLWQALETPCDMDRLAGRLGLDPSELAARLLEGELAGRLRALPGDRWARHTWTGV, encoded by the coding sequence ATGGACCCCGCCCGCCTTGCCATCCTCTGCCACGACAAACTGGGCGTCGGGCTGCGCGACGCCATGCTTGATCGCCTGCGGTCGGGGCGAGCGCCCCTCGACCTGCTCCCGCAAGACAGCGGGGGGCAGGGCGCCGCCCTGCGCCGAGCCCTGGATCCCGGCAGCGAGGAGAGTGAGCGCTGGCGCCGCCTCTCCAGGGATCTGGCGGCGGGCCGCCTGTCGCTGCTGCGACCGGGCATGGCCCATTATCCGCCCTGCCTGGCCGCCCTGACCCGTCCACCCGATCCGCTCTTCTGCCAGGGCAGGCTTTCCCTCTTGCGCGGGGAGGGCGTGGCCGTGGTGGGAACCCGCCAGCCGGACGCCAGGGCCGTGGACTGGACCCGGCGCATCGCCACCCGGTTGGCCCGTCTGGGCTTCGTCGTCGTCTCGGGCGGCGCCGCCGGGATCGATGCCGCCGCCCATGGCGCGGCCGGCTGCGCGCGCACCGTGGCCGTGCTGGGCTCGGGCTTCGACCGGCCCTATCCCGGTTGCCATGTCGACCTCTTCGCCCGCATCGCCGCCGAGGGCCTGCTTGTGAGCGAGTGGCCGCCCTGGACAAGGCCCGAGACCTGGCGCTTTCCCCGCCGCAACCGCGTCATCGCCGGGCTCAGCCGCGCCGTGATCGTGGCCCAGGCGCCCCTGCGCAGCGGCGCCCTCTCCACGGCGCACCACGCGGTCGAGGAGGGCCGCGAAGTGCTGGTCTGCCCCGGCCCGGCCGACCATCCGCTCTTCGCGGGCAGCCATCGGCTCATCCGCGAGGGCGCCCGCCTGTGTGCCACGGACGAGCACCTGCGCGAGGACCTGGGCGGCCTGCCCCTGTGCCTGCCGCTGCCGGCTCCCGCCCCGACTCCCAGCGTGGACGGGATGCCCGACCTGGAACAGGGCGCGGACGACGGCGGCGGCAGGGACGATGCGGCGGCCCAGGCCGACCCGCTTCTATGGCAGGCGCTTGAAACACCCTGCGACATGGACCGGCTGGCCGGGCGCCTGGGCCTGGACCCCTCCGAGCTGGCCGCCCGATTGCTGGAAGGTGAGCTGGCCGGCCGTCTGCGCGCCCTGCCCGGCGACCGCTGGGCGCGCCACACGTGGACAGGGGTGTGA